One stretch of Microvirga lotononidis DNA includes these proteins:
- the carB gene encoding carbamoyl-phosphate synthase large subunit, which produces MPKRTDISSILIIGAGPIIIGQACEFDYSGTQAVKALKEEGYRIVLVNSNPATIMTDPDLADATYVEPITPEIVAKIIEKERPDAILPTMGGQTALNCALSLKKMGVLDKFNVEMIGATAEAIDKAEDRQLFREAMTKIGLDTPKSRLANASALKKADRDAYLAELARMEAMDMHPGDKKRMIAAYKLKWDAGENDRRKRYQEHAMGEALIALSEVGLPAILRPSFTMGGTGGGIAYNREEFLDIVERGLDASPTNEVLIEESVLGWKEYEMEVVRDKADNCIIICSIENFDPMGVHTGDSITVAPALTLTDKEYQIMRDASLAVLREIGVETGGSNVQFAIDPSSGRMIVIEMNPRVSRSSALASKATGFPIAKVAAKLAVGYTLDEIANDITGGATPASFEPTIDYVVTKIPRFAFEKFPGAEPTLTTAMKSVGEAMAIGRSFPESLQKALRSLETGLTGLDEIEIEGMGKGDDKNAIKAALGTPTPDRILKVAQALRLGISHDEVYESCKIDRWFLEQLQDIVDLEAKVKAHGLPQTPGAFRHLKAMGFSDARLAVLTRKTEAEVREARRALSVRPVFKRIDTCAAEFASPTAYMYSSYAAPFAGQPADEAAPSDANKVIILGGGPNRIGQGIEFDYCCCHACFALKDAGYETIMINCNPETVSTDYDTSDRLYFEPLTQEDVLEIIETERSKGNLHGVIVQFGGQTPLKLARALEEADVRILGTSPDAIDLAEDRDRFKRLLDKLHLKQPKNGIAYSVEQARLIAADLGLPFVVRPSYVLGGRAMAIIRDETQFEDYLLGTLPSLIPSDIKARYPNDKTGQINTVLGKNPLLFDRYLSDAIEVDVDCLADGKDVFIAGIMEHIEEAGIHSGDSACSLPPRSLSPEIIAELERQTKALALGLDVGGLMNVQYAIKDGVIYVLEVNPRASRTVPFVAKVIGEPIAKIAARVMAGEPLAKFALTPKELPHIGVKEAVFPFARFPGVDVLLGPEMRSTGEVIGLDRGFGVAFAKSQLGAGSQVPKTGTLFVSVRDSDKARILPTVRMLEEIGFRVMATAGTQKFLEENGVKATKINKVLEGRPHVVDAIKNGDIQLVFNTTEGAGALSDSRSLRQAALLHKIPYYTTLAGAIAAAEGIKAYLSGDLEVRALQEYFA; this is translated from the coding sequence ATGCCAAAGCGGACAGACATCTCCTCCATTCTCATCATCGGCGCCGGTCCGATCATCATCGGTCAGGCCTGCGAGTTCGACTATTCGGGAACCCAGGCCGTGAAGGCTCTGAAGGAGGAAGGCTACCGCATCGTCCTGGTGAATTCGAACCCCGCGACGATCATGACCGATCCCGATCTCGCGGATGCCACCTATGTGGAGCCGATCACCCCCGAGATCGTCGCCAAGATCATCGAGAAGGAGCGCCCGGACGCGATCCTGCCCACCATGGGCGGCCAGACGGCGCTGAACTGCGCCCTGTCGCTCAAGAAGATGGGTGTGCTCGACAAGTTCAACGTGGAGATGATCGGCGCGACGGCGGAAGCCATCGACAAGGCCGAGGACCGCCAGCTCTTCCGCGAGGCCATGACCAAGATCGGCCTCGATACGCCGAAATCCCGCCTCGCCAACGCCTCGGCCCTCAAGAAAGCCGACCGGGACGCGTATCTCGCCGAGCTCGCCCGCATGGAAGCCATGGACATGCATCCGGGCGACAAGAAGCGGATGATAGCCGCCTACAAGCTCAAGTGGGACGCCGGCGAGAACGACCGCCGCAAGCGCTACCAGGAGCACGCCATGGGCGAGGCCCTGATCGCGCTCTCCGAAGTCGGCCTGCCGGCCATCCTGCGCCCGTCCTTCACCATGGGCGGCACCGGCGGCGGCATCGCCTACAACCGCGAGGAGTTCCTCGACATCGTGGAGCGGGGCCTCGACGCCTCCCCGACCAACGAGGTCCTGATCGAGGAAAGCGTGCTCGGCTGGAAGGAGTACGAGATGGAGGTCGTCCGCGACAAGGCGGACAACTGCATCATCATCTGCTCCATCGAGAACTTCGACCCGATGGGCGTGCACACGGGCGATTCCATCACCGTCGCCCCGGCCCTGACGCTCACCGACAAGGAATACCAGATCATGCGCGACGCCTCCCTGGCGGTGCTGCGCGAGATCGGCGTCGAGACCGGCGGTTCGAACGTGCAGTTCGCGATCGACCCTTCGAGCGGGCGCATGATCGTGATCGAGATGAACCCGCGCGTGTCGCGCTCCTCGGCGCTCGCCTCGAAGGCCACGGGCTTCCCCATCGCCAAGGTGGCGGCGAAGCTCGCCGTCGGCTACACCCTCGACGAGATCGCCAACGACATCACCGGCGGCGCGACGCCCGCCTCCTTCGAGCCGACCATCGACTACGTGGTCACGAAGATCCCGCGCTTCGCCTTCGAGAAGTTCCCCGGCGCCGAGCCGACGCTGACCACGGCCATGAAGTCCGTGGGCGAGGCCATGGCCATCGGCCGCTCCTTCCCGGAATCCCTTCAGAAGGCCCTGCGTTCGCTGGAGACCGGCCTGACCGGCCTCGACGAGATCGAGATCGAGGGCATGGGCAAGGGCGACGACAAGAACGCCATCAAGGCGGCCCTGGGCACGCCCACCCCCGACCGGATCCTCAAGGTCGCGCAGGCCCTTCGCCTCGGCATCAGCCATGACGAGGTCTACGAATCCTGCAAGATCGACCGCTGGTTCCTCGAGCAGCTCCAGGACATCGTCGACCTGGAGGCCAAGGTGAAGGCCCACGGCCTGCCGCAGACGCCGGGCGCTTTCCGGCATCTGAAGGCCATGGGCTTCTCGGATGCCCGTCTCGCCGTCCTCACCCGCAAGACGGAGGCCGAGGTGCGCGAGGCGCGCCGGGCCCTCTCCGTGCGGCCGGTCTTCAAGCGCATCGACACCTGCGCGGCGGAGTTCGCCTCGCCCACCGCCTACATGTATTCGAGCTACGCCGCTCCCTTCGCCGGCCAGCCGGCCGACGAGGCAGCGCCTTCGGACGCCAACAAGGTCATCATCCTCGGCGGCGGCCCGAACCGGATCGGCCAGGGCATCGAGTTCGATTACTGCTGCTGTCATGCCTGCTTCGCGCTCAAGGACGCGGGCTATGAAACCATCATGATCAACTGCAACCCGGAGACGGTCTCGACCGATTACGACACCTCCGACCGGCTCTATTTCGAGCCGCTGACGCAGGAAGACGTGCTGGAGATCATCGAGACCGAGCGGTCGAAGGGCAACCTCCACGGCGTAATCGTCCAGTTCGGCGGCCAGACCCCGCTCAAGCTCGCCCGCGCCCTGGAAGAGGCCGATGTGCGCATTCTCGGCACCTCGCCGGACGCCATCGACCTCGCCGAGGACCGGGACCGGTTCAAGCGCCTGCTCGACAAGCTGCACCTGAAGCAGCCGAAGAACGGCATCGCCTATTCGGTGGAGCAGGCCCGCCTGATCGCCGCCGATCTCGGCCTGCCCTTCGTGGTGCGCCCGAGCTACGTGCTCGGCGGCCGGGCGATGGCGATCATCCGCGACGAGACCCAGTTCGAGGACTACCTGCTCGGCACCCTGCCGAGCCTGATCCCCTCCGACATCAAGGCGCGCTACCCCAACGACAAGACGGGCCAGATCAACACGGTCCTGGGCAAGAACCCGCTGCTCTTCGACCGCTATCTCTCGGATGCGATCGAGGTGGACGTGGACTGCCTCGCGGACGGCAAGGACGTGTTCATCGCCGGCATCATGGAGCACATCGAGGAAGCGGGCATCCATTCCGGCGATTCGGCCTGCTCGCTGCCGCCCCGCTCGCTCTCGCCCGAGATCATCGCCGAGCTGGAGCGCCAGACGAAGGCCCTGGCCCTGGGGCTCGACGTGGGCGGCCTGATGAACGTGCAATACGCCATCAAGGACGGGGTGATCTACGTGCTGGAGGTCAATCCCCGCGCCTCGCGCACGGTGCCGTTCGTGGCCAAGGTCATCGGCGAGCCCATCGCCAAGATCGCGGCCCGCGTGATGGCCGGCGAGCCCCTGGCCAAGTTCGCGCTGACCCCGAAGGAACTGCCGCATATCGGCGTCAAGGAAGCGGTCTTCCCCTTCGCCCGCTTCCCCGGCGTGGACGTGCTGCTCGGGCCCGAGATGCGCTCCACGGGCGAGGTGATCGGCCTCGACCGCGGCTTCGGCGTGGCCTTCGCCAAGAGCCAGCTCGGCGCCGGGAGCCAGGTTCCCAAGACCGGGACCCTGTTCGTGTCGGTCCGCGACTCGGACAAGGCCCGCATCCTGCCTACGGTCCGGATGCTCGAGGAAATCGGCTTCCGGGTCATGGCGACCGCCGGAACCCAGAAGTTTCTTGAGGAAAACGGCGTCAAGGCGACGAAGATCAACAAGGTTCTGGAAGGTCGCCCGCACGTGGTTGACGCCATCAAGAACGGCGATATTCAGCTTGTCTTCAATACCACCGAAGGAGCAGGCGCTCTCTCGGATTCCCGGTCTTTACGACAAGCTGCCCTCTTGCATAAGATACCTTACTACACCACTCTTGCAGGAGCGATCGCCGCGGCCGAGGGCATCAAGGCATACCTCAGCGGCGATCTCGAAGTCCGGGCGCTTCAGGAATACTTTGCCTGA
- a CDS encoding SDR family NAD(P)-dependent oxidoreductase — translation MRYEPQAAALQENWEKMVMTEEPRWALITGASSGIGAELARAFAGRGYRLVLTARRHERLESLSAEIGRAHGVPVEVVALDLEDRQAPRDLHEMLLERRIAVHTLVNNAGFGLRGYFASLPHEKQVAMIDLNVTALTSLCRLMLPGMIERRRGGILNVASIAAFQAGPYMAVYYATKAFVLSLSEALHDEARPHGVTVTALCPGPTESEFSETAGPKGSGFFKGDAMSPAEVARAGIDGYEAGKAIVIPGRGNRIGAVAAKFAPRSISRRIAGLLQGMR, via the coding sequence ATGCGGTACGAACCGCAGGCCGCCGCCTTGCAGGAGAACTGGGAAAAGATGGTCATGACGGAGGAGCCGCGCTGGGCGCTGATCACGGGAGCGTCCAGCGGGATCGGCGCCGAACTGGCGCGGGCTTTCGCCGGCCGGGGCTATCGCCTGGTTCTCACGGCCCGCCGGCACGAGCGCCTGGAATCTCTAAGCGCGGAGATCGGGCGAGCCCATGGCGTTCCCGTCGAGGTCGTCGCTCTCGACCTCGAGGACAGACAGGCCCCTCGGGACCTTCATGAGATGCTGCTGGAGCGGCGAATCGCCGTGCATACCCTGGTCAACAATGCGGGATTCGGCCTGAGGGGATATTTCGCGTCTCTCCCGCACGAGAAGCAGGTCGCCATGATCGACCTCAACGTCACGGCCCTGACCTCGCTCTGCCGCCTGATGCTGCCGGGAATGATCGAGCGCCGGCGGGGAGGGATCTTGAACGTGGCTTCCATCGCGGCCTTCCAGGCCGGGCCCTACATGGCCGTCTATTACGCCACGAAGGCCTTCGTCCTGTCCCTCTCCGAGGCTTTGCACGACGAAGCCAGGCCGCATGGAGTGACCGTGACGGCTCTCTGCCCGGGACCGACCGAGAGCGAGTTCTCCGAAACGGCGGGCCCTAAAGGATCGGGCTTCTTCAAGGGCGACGCCATGTCCCCAGCCGAGGTGGCCCGTGCGGGGATCGACGGCTACGAGGCCGGGAAGGCCATCGTCATCCCGGGGAGAGGCAACCGGATCGGGGCTGTCGCGGCGAAGTTCGCTCCCCGCTCCATCTCCCGCAGGATCGCCGGGCTTCTGCAGGGAATGAGGTGA
- a CDS encoding GtrA family protein: MTASRSLHRLTRQFTAFFGVGVAAAVAHYGLLVALVEGAGTHPVPATLAGYVAGGLVSYVLNRKHTYESDRPHREATWRFALVAFVGFLVTWFLMHAFTVWLEGPYLPSQVITTGVVMLWSFMAHKKWTFA; this comes from the coding sequence GTGACCGCATCCCGCTCCCTTCATCGGCTCACCCGTCAATTCACCGCCTTCTTCGGGGTGGGCGTGGCGGCGGCCGTGGCTCATTACGGACTTCTCGTCGCTCTCGTCGAGGGCGCCGGGACGCATCCCGTGCCGGCGACGCTTGCCGGCTACGTGGCGGGAGGGCTCGTGTCCTATGTGCTCAACCGAAAGCACACGTACGAAAGCGACAGGCCCCATCGGGAGGCCACGTGGCGCTTCGCCCTGGTGGCCTTCGTCGGCTTCCTCGTGACCTGGTTCCTGATGCACGCCTTCACGGTGTGGCTCGAGGGTCCCTATCTGCCATCGCAGGTCATCACCACCGGCGTCGTGATGCTGTGGAGCTTCATGGCGCACAAGAAATGGACATTTGCATAG
- a CDS encoding MFS transporter: MSDLAIAEEACLARSKAPAVPQSRLAVALIELALAVGSFGIGTGEFAIMGLLPNLAQEFHITTPQAGHAISAYALGVVVGAPIIAVLAAKLARQTLLLVLMAVFAVGNAVSAVAPSFESFVLLRFLTGLPHGAYFGVAALVAASLVPPNKRPQAVARVMMGLTVATLLGTPVATWFGQALTWRLAFGAVGFMGALTVLLIWLFLPKDEVQEGASPMRELGAFKRKQVWFTLGIGAVGFGGLFSVFSYIASTATSVAGMPESAVPLMMALFGSGMIVGNLVGAWFADRNLMATIGGVLASSAVVMTVLWLTAENPYMLSACVFLVGCSVAIGPALQTRLMDVAADAQTLAAALNHSAFNIANALGAWLGGLAIAAGYGFASTGWVGAALAVAGLGVFGLSLLSDQRSVRSSVSRA, from the coding sequence ATGTCCGATCTGGCCATTGCCGAGGAAGCCTGTCTCGCACGGAGCAAGGCTCCCGCCGTTCCGCAATCTCGCCTCGCCGTCGCCCTGATCGAACTGGCGCTCGCGGTCGGCAGCTTCGGCATCGGAACGGGCGAGTTCGCCATCATGGGATTGCTGCCGAACCTCGCGCAGGAGTTCCACATCACGACGCCCCAGGCCGGACATGCGATCAGCGCCTATGCGCTCGGGGTCGTGGTCGGTGCTCCCATCATCGCCGTCCTGGCGGCCAAGCTCGCCCGCCAGACGCTGCTCCTCGTCCTGATGGCCGTGTTCGCCGTCGGCAACGCGGTCAGCGCCGTGGCGCCGAGCTTCGAGTCCTTCGTGCTCCTGCGTTTCCTCACCGGCCTGCCGCACGGCGCCTATTTCGGCGTGGCCGCGCTCGTGGCGGCCTCCCTCGTCCCGCCGAACAAGCGCCCCCAGGCCGTGGCGCGGGTCATGATGGGCCTGACTGTCGCGACCCTGCTCGGCACGCCCGTCGCGACATGGTTCGGCCAGGCTTTGACCTGGCGGCTCGCCTTCGGCGCCGTTGGTTTCATGGGCGCGCTGACCGTGCTGCTGATCTGGCTCTTCCTGCCGAAGGACGAGGTCCAGGAGGGGGCGAGCCCGATGCGGGAGCTCGGCGCCTTCAAGCGCAAGCAGGTCTGGTTCACCCTCGGCATTGGAGCCGTGGGCTTCGGCGGTCTGTTCTCCGTCTTCTCTTACATCGCGTCGACGGCGACCTCCGTCGCCGGGATGCCGGAGAGCGCCGTTCCCCTCATGATGGCCCTGTTCGGCTCCGGCATGATCGTGGGCAATCTCGTCGGAGCGTGGTTCGCCGACCGGAACCTGATGGCCACCATCGGCGGGGTGCTCGCCTCCAGCGCCGTGGTGATGACGGTGCTGTGGCTGACGGCGGAAAACCCCTACATGCTCTCGGCCTGCGTGTTCCTCGTCGGTTGCAGCGTCGCGATCGGACCCGCCCTTCAGACGCGCCTGATGGACGTGGCGGCCGATGCGCAGACCCTGGCCGCTGCCCTCAACCATTCCGCCTTCAACATCGCCAACGCGCTCGGCGCTTGGCTCGGCGGCCTTGCGATCGCGGCCGGCTATGGCTTCGCCTCGACCGGATGGGTCGGTGCGGCTCTCGCCGTTGCGGGGCTTGGCGTGTTCGGCCTGTCGCTCCTGAGCGATCAGCGCTCAGTGAGGTCGTCCGTATCGAGGGCCTGA
- a CDS encoding class I SAM-dependent methyltransferase, which produces MNWRDYWNQDTPIYVNERHKLLHYRLIANDIIGLIPSPDAVVLDYGCGEALLADKVAARCARLYLSDAAPLVRDRLNERFRDNERITVLATDDVADLADSSIDLIVVNSLVQYLSLDEFRGLLRLLHPKLKDNGRLVLGDVIPPDISPLIDAKALLSFAWQGGFMRAALGGLARTAFSEYRKIREELGLSQYSAEEIADLLDDAGFVPERAARNLGHNQARMTFVGRPAQALDTDDLTER; this is translated from the coding sequence ATGAACTGGCGCGATTATTGGAACCAGGACACGCCGATCTACGTGAACGAGCGGCACAAGCTCCTGCATTACCGCCTGATCGCCAACGACATCATCGGGCTCATCCCCTCGCCGGACGCGGTCGTGCTGGATTACGGCTGCGGCGAGGCGCTTCTGGCCGACAAGGTCGCGGCCCGATGCGCGAGACTTTACCTGAGCGATGCCGCGCCGCTCGTTCGCGATCGCCTGAACGAGCGCTTCCGAGACAACGAGCGGATCACGGTCCTGGCGACCGACGATGTCGCTGACCTTGCGGATTCCTCGATCGATCTCATCGTGGTGAACTCGCTCGTCCAGTATCTCTCCCTCGACGAGTTTCGCGGTCTCCTGAGGCTCCTGCACCCGAAGCTCAAGGACAATGGCAGACTGGTTCTGGGCGACGTCATCCCGCCGGACATCAGCCCGCTCATCGATGCCAAGGCGCTGCTCTCCTTCGCCTGGCAGGGCGGGTTCATGAGGGCCGCCCTCGGCGGCCTCGCCCGCACGGCCTTCTCCGAATACCGCAAGATCCGCGAGGAACTGGGCCTCTCTCAATACAGCGCGGAGGAGATCGCCGATCTTCTCGACGATGCCGGCTTCGTGCCCGAGCGCGCGGCGCGGAACCTCGGGCACAATCAGGCCCGCATGACCTTCGTCGGCCGCCCGGCTCAGGCCCTCGATACGGACGACCTCACTGAGCGCTGA
- a CDS encoding MarR family winged helix-turn-helix transcriptional regulator — protein MTTHPKTLALDNQLCFAFYSVSHAFNRAYRKLLEPLGLTYPQYVVLLVLWEQDELTVKEIGERLFLDSGTLTPLLKRLESAGHVRRTRDTKDERQVRIHLTESGRVLRGKAEEVPHQVGCMLGMSADEARALTREVAKLRGRLHDSATLSPDT, from the coding sequence ATGACGACACACCCGAAGACCTTGGCGCTCGATAACCAGCTGTGCTTCGCCTTCTATTCCGTCTCTCACGCCTTCAACCGGGCCTATCGCAAGCTCCTGGAGCCCCTCGGCCTGACCTACCCGCAATACGTGGTCCTGCTGGTGCTCTGGGAGCAGGACGAACTCACCGTGAAGGAGATAGGGGAACGGTTGTTTCTTGACTCCGGCACCCTGACCCCGTTGCTGAAGCGCCTCGAAAGCGCGGGGCATGTCCGCCGCACACGCGACACGAAGGACGAGCGGCAGGTCAGGATCCACCTGACCGAATCCGGCCGTGTCCTGCGCGGGAAGGCGGAAGAGGTTCCCCACCAGGTCGGCTGCATGCTGGGCATGTCTGCCGACGAGGCCCGTGCCTTGACCAGGGAGGTTGCGAAACTGCGCGGCAGGCTCCATGACTCGGCCACGCTCTCGCCCGACACCTGA